Proteins encoded by one window of Chryseobacterium foetidum:
- a CDS encoding DUF5686 family protein yields the protein MQKIFIFMFAVFCATLHSQSKIIVKNAANQQPISGATVKCGKTILGKTNTSGELEFKTKCKKADVSAKGFYEDEVVVDKVMEIFLSTEDPKTKNIQTVVLENKSDPEALRILREVNNRYKENSPQSLPSYSFKSYEKISLDIDEDSIKAYNSFITRRIDSLQNLPEKPMKADEKKDSLESVNIMKLIGTSKLFLWERASEFMYSEKYGEKINILDNKISGMKEPIYELIAFRSNRSDIPREIKEENRNLYRYFLTDSIEIDGRQNYVIRFREVGYKKIQNNRQFNGYIYVDKESYALKKIESNSKVKTDGTITSIWKPIDGKWFLTKEDFKLKMPAAAINLDGTSSKKDTEETKNLKKKFGTYAFATADYFDFKTNQETNPKNFKGYSVSVQNTDGSTINQYRTEELSDREETTYTKIDSLSNKYKLNQKAKALAGLVRGKLRLGMVDFDLSKIVGYNKYEHFRLGAGAKLNERFNKYISPDAYFAYGIYDKDFKFGAGVDIKTTLEKNSFFRVEYFDDVMAAGRFSENLWNFRMKLMNSGVAINNNVFNGYRGFKVSYENDLTNGLTLNVSAKRTTEEALFDYNYQNSGREFDFASSTITLKYSPNSKNIMTSQGKYTYDQQFPEFYFNYEQGYKTLGGDFNFSRLDALISHNFKTKIGVTGVRLYGGLIVGDAPIWKNFTMNGLANGRTGFNFNLTSYIGFATMEGGKYYSDKFVGTYITHRIPWYFKSIGKNVSSFDLIYRGIIGDMKNPEFHQFDFQKLDHLYNEVGLEWNNFLSSQFNLGFFYRIGHYNTPGFKDNFAVQFKFKILGF from the coding sequence ATGCAAAAAATCTTTATTTTCATGTTTGCGGTATTTTGTGCGACATTACATTCGCAGTCAAAAATCATCGTTAAAAACGCAGCAAACCAGCAACCTATTTCCGGCGCAACCGTAAAATGCGGTAAAACCATTTTAGGCAAAACCAATACTTCCGGAGAACTTGAATTTAAAACAAAATGCAAAAAAGCCGATGTTTCTGCAAAAGGATTTTATGAAGATGAAGTTGTGGTAGACAAAGTGATGGAGATTTTTTTAAGCACTGAAGACCCCAAAACGAAAAACATACAGACCGTAGTTCTCGAAAATAAAAGTGACCCTGAAGCATTGAGAATTCTGCGTGAAGTTAACAACAGATACAAGGAAAATTCGCCTCAAAGCCTTCCCTCCTATTCTTTTAAATCTTACGAAAAAATATCGCTCGACATTGATGAAGACAGCATTAAAGCTTACAATTCATTCATTACGAGAAGAATTGATTCTCTACAGAATCTGCCCGAAAAACCAATGAAAGCAGATGAGAAAAAAGATTCTCTGGAGTCTGTAAACATCATGAAACTTATTGGAACAAGCAAACTTTTTCTCTGGGAAAGAGCCTCAGAATTTATGTATTCTGAAAAGTACGGCGAAAAAATAAATATTCTCGACAACAAAATCTCGGGAATGAAAGAACCCATTTACGAATTGATTGCTTTCCGGTCAAACAGAAGTGATATTCCCAGAGAAATAAAAGAGGAAAACAGAAATCTCTACCGCTATTTCCTCACAGATTCTATTGAGATTGACGGCAGACAGAATTACGTCATCAGATTTCGTGAAGTGGGTTACAAAAAAATTCAGAATAACAGACAGTTTAATGGTTACATCTATGTAGATAAAGAGTCTTATGCCTTAAAAAAGATTGAAAGTAATTCTAAAGTGAAGACCGACGGAACCATCACCAGCATCTGGAAACCAATTGATGGTAAATGGTTTTTGACAAAGGAAGATTTTAAACTGAAAATGCCAGCCGCAGCCATTAATCTGGATGGAACATCGAGTAAAAAAGATACCGAAGAAACGAAAAACCTGAAAAAGAAATTCGGAACTTATGCTTTTGCAACAGCTGATTATTTTGATTTTAAAACCAATCAGGAAACCAATCCGAAAAACTTTAAAGGTTATAGCGTAAGCGTGCAGAATACCGATGGCAGCACGATAAATCAGTACAGAACTGAAGAACTTTCTGACCGTGAAGAAACGACATACACCAAAATCGACAGCCTCAGCAATAAATACAAACTCAACCAAAAAGCAAAAGCATTAGCAGGATTGGTTCGTGGAAAACTTCGTTTGGGAATGGTAGATTTTGATCTGTCTAAAATCGTCGGATATAACAAATATGAACATTTCAGACTGGGTGCAGGAGCAAAACTGAACGAAAGATTCAACAAATACATTTCTCCGGATGCCTATTTTGCCTATGGAATTTACGATAAAGATTTCAAATTCGGTGCTGGTGTAGACATCAAAACAACGCTTGAGAAAAATTCGTTCTTTAGAGTTGAATATTTTGATGATGTGATGGCGGCAGGACGTTTTTCAGAAAATCTCTGGAATTTCAGGATGAAACTGATGAACTCCGGAGTAGCGATTAACAACAATGTTTTCAATGGTTACCGAGGTTTCAAAGTAAGTTATGAAAATGATCTTACCAATGGTCTGACCTTAAATGTTTCAGCAAAAAGAACAACGGAAGAAGCACTTTTTGATTACAATTATCAAAATTCAGGAAGAGAATTTGATTTCGCATCGTCTACGATTACTTTAAAATATTCCCCGAACTCCAAAAATATCATGACTTCACAGGGAAAATACACTTACGACCAGCAGTTTCCTGAATTTTATTTTAATTATGAACAGGGCTACAAAACTTTAGGCGGAGATTTTAATTTCAGCAGATTGGATGCCTTGATTTCGCATAATTTTAAAACAAAAATCGGTGTAACGGGCGTTCGTCTGTACGGTGGTTTAATCGTAGGAGACGCACCGATCTGGAAAAATTTCACCATGAACGGATTGGCAAATGGCCGCACAGGTTTTAATTTTAATCTGACTTCATACATTGGTTTTGCAACGATGGAAGGCGGAAAATATTACAGCGACAAATTTGTCGGAACGTATATTACACACAGAATTCCGTGGTATTTTAAAAGTATCGGTAAAAATGTTTCAAGTTTTGATTTGATCTACCGTGGAATCATCGGCGATATGAAAAATCCTGAATTCCACCAGTTTGATTTCCAAAAACTGGATCATCTGTACAACGAAGTTGGTTTGGAATGGAATAATTTCCTTTCTTCTCAATTCAATTTAGGTTTCTTTTACCGCATTGGTCACTATAACACGCCAGGTTTCAAAGATAATTTTGCGGTACAGTTTAAGTTTAAAATCTTAGGATTTTAA
- the folP gene encoding dihydropteroate synthase, with protein MSHHSINCNGRLVDFSSPKIMGILNLTPDSFSDGGKFNNEISALRHAEKLLKDGAEIIDIGPQSTRPNAEFLSSDEEIKRLGKIISSIKKEFSEALISLDTFYSETVKFGFDKGIDLVNDISGGQFDSEMFKTVAETGLPYILMHVNPSYETMHDKINFQDITLSINHYFSQKTAELLNLGLKDIILDPGFGFGKTVEDQMKMIDETEYCGFGKYPLLIGISRKSFIYKPLGKSPSDINEETQKLHLKVLKQGAKILRVHDVAEAKKTIETYQNR; from the coding sequence ATGAGTCATCATTCGATAAATTGCAATGGGAGATTGGTAGATTTTAGTTCGCCAAAAATCATGGGAATTCTTAATCTCACTCCCGATTCCTTCTCAGATGGAGGAAAGTTTAATAATGAAATTTCTGCTCTCAGACATGCAGAAAAACTGTTGAAGGATGGTGCAGAAATCATCGATATCGGACCACAGTCTACGAGGCCGAATGCTGAATTTTTGAGTTCTGATGAGGAAATCAAACGTTTAGGAAAAATCATTTCTTCCATCAAAAAAGAGTTTTCGGAAGCTTTGATTTCATTGGATACATTTTATTCTGAAACGGTTAAGTTTGGTTTTGATAAAGGAATCGATTTGGTGAATGATATTTCAGGCGGACAGTTTGATTCTGAAATGTTCAAAACAGTAGCAGAAACCGGACTTCCCTATATTTTGATGCACGTCAATCCTTCGTACGAAACGATGCATGACAAAATTAATTTTCAGGATATCACGTTATCCATCAACCATTATTTCTCTCAAAAAACGGCTGAACTTCTCAATTTGGGTCTGAAAGACATCATCCTCGATCCTGGTTTTGGTTTTGGGAAAACGGTGGAAGATCAGATGAAAATGATTGATGAAACAGAATATTGTGGTTTTGGTAAATATCCTCTACTCATCGGTATTTCAAGGAAATCTTTTATCTACAAACCGTTGGGAAAATCACCTTCAGATATCAATGAAGAAACGCAGAAATTACATTTAAAGGTGTTGAAACAAGGTGCAAAAATACTGCGTGTACACGATGTTGCCGAAGCAAAAAAAACGATTGAAACTTATCAGAACAGATGA
- a CDS encoding tellurite resistance TerB family protein yields MQKSNKSIAGYHLLMILSSVDGEFAPEEGMLVQQYLADEFPFKMNLDNELETIALLQPEEWKDHFEFHGRCFLEDSTEKERLNFIQFAKTLIKADEVVTDEEHTFYVLLKNLWNLN; encoded by the coding sequence ATGCAAAAATCAAATAAATCAATCGCCGGATATCACTTACTGATGATCCTTTCGTCTGTTGACGGCGAGTTTGCTCCCGAAGAAGGAATGTTGGTACAACAATATTTAGCTGACGAATTTCCATTTAAAATGAATCTGGATAACGAACTGGAAACCATTGCATTGTTGCAACCTGAAGAATGGAAAGATCATTTTGAATTTCATGGAAGATGTTTCCTTGAAGATTCTACTGAAAAAGAACGTCTGAATTTCATTCAATTCGCTAAAACATTAATCAAAGCTGATGAAGTGGTAACTGATGAGGAGCATACTTTCTATGTGCTTTTGAAAAATCTTTGGAATTTGAATTAG
- a CDS encoding type II toxin-antitoxin system ParD family antitoxin produces MKNTSVSLGNYFDHFVNSQISSGRYKNVSEVIRAGLRLLEDEESKAIALKKAIEKGIDSGIASDFDPEKHLKDLKSKKLNHGKV; encoded by the coding sequence ATGAAAAATACATCAGTATCACTTGGGAATTATTTTGATCATTTTGTAAACAGTCAGATTTCATCAGGTCGCTATAAAAATGTCAGTGAAGTTATTCGCGCCGGACTTCGATTGCTGGAAGACGAAGAAAGCAAAGCTATAGCATTGAAAAAGGCAATAGAGAAAGGCATAGACAGCGGAATTGCTTCTGATTTCGATCCGGAAAAACATCTTAAAGATTTAAAATCTAAAAAACTGAATCATGGCAAAGTATAA
- a CDS encoding beta-lactamase family protein yields the protein MKKLLFLLVLILSSNILSAQSDNYSTAINNFQNQYNSDQYDSVFKSFSAEMQKTLPVESTKQFLTGLKTQAGKITSKELTTKEGTTAIYKTDFERAQLEIHLSLDAGNKISGLLIQPVTEKKNVSESQAANGLNVYPKEISEIIFSKTKDFPENTQVSIAVIKDGKTSYYGILKSDKTVKPSENQNKVFEIGSLTKVFTSTVLASLVTDKKLKLSQEINGFYPFPFKNNALFTFESLANHTSGLPRLPENINLSDISNPYKNYGSDQLYDYLKNVLNVKPDAEKKYAYSNLGAGLLGHTMAVSQKTTFTQLLQKRIFERFNMNNSYTSSKDLGSKLVDGLNADGQRVSNWDFDVLFGGGGILSTTEDLSKFAAAQFNSENNDLSLTRTPTFTVSEKMKMGLGWHILKSQNGKDLFWHNGGTGGYSSSMAIESDSKTAVVILSNVSAFNPKMGNIDQLCFELMKEIGK from the coding sequence ATGAAAAAACTGCTTTTCTTACTGGTTTTGATCTTATCGTCAAATATTCTGTCTGCACAATCTGACAATTATTCAACAGCGATTAATAATTTTCAGAATCAGTATAATTCTGATCAGTACGATTCTGTTTTCAAATCGTTTTCTGCTGAAATGCAGAAAACACTGCCAGTGGAAAGTACAAAACAGTTTCTTACAGGTCTGAAAACGCAGGCAGGAAAAATCACTTCAAAAGAACTGACAACAAAAGAAGGCACAACGGCAATTTATAAAACAGATTTTGAGCGGGCTCAGCTGGAAATTCATCTTTCACTGGATGCCGGCAATAAAATCAGCGGACTTCTGATACAGCCTGTGACTGAGAAAAAAAATGTCAGTGAAAGTCAGGCTGCAAATGGTTTAAATGTTTATCCAAAAGAAATCTCGGAGATTATATTTTCAAAAACAAAAGATTTCCCGGAAAACACTCAGGTTTCAATTGCTGTTATTAAAGATGGAAAAACAAGTTATTACGGAATTTTAAAATCAGATAAAACCGTGAAACCATCTGAAAATCAGAATAAGGTTTTTGAAATCGGTTCGCTGACGAAAGTTTTTACTTCCACCGTACTGGCTTCTCTGGTTACTGATAAAAAACTGAAACTGTCGCAGGAAATCAACGGGTTTTATCCGTTTCCATTTAAAAATAATGCCCTATTTACTTTTGAAAGCTTAGCCAATCACACCTCTGGATTGCCGAGACTTCCCGAAAATATTAACCTTTCGGATATTTCCAATCCGTATAAAAATTATGGAAGTGATCAGCTTTATGATTATCTGAAAAATGTTTTAAATGTAAAACCAGACGCTGAGAAAAAGTACGCGTATTCCAATCTGGGAGCGGGATTGCTGGGGCATACAATGGCTGTGTCGCAAAAAACTACGTTTACACAACTGCTTCAGAAAAGAATTTTTGAAAGGTTTAATATGAATAATTCTTACACCAGTTCAAAAGATTTAGGTTCAAAACTGGTTGACGGACTGAATGCAGATGGACAGAGGGTTTCCAACTGGGATTTTGATGTGCTCTTTGGTGGCGGTGGAATTTTATCAACGACTGAAGATCTTTCAAAATTTGCCGCAGCACAGTTTAACTCAGAAAATAATGATCTTTCGCTTACGAGAACACCCACTTTTACGGTCAGTGAGAAAATGAAAATGGGATTGGGATGGCATATTTTAAAATCCCAGAACGGCAAAGATCTCTTTTGGCACAATGGAGGAACAGGCGGCTATTCTTCGTCGATGGCGATTGAAAGTGACAGCAAAACGGCAGTCGTAATTTTATCCAATGTTTCGGCTTTCAACCCGAAAATGGGAAATATTGATCAGCTTTGTTTTGAACTGATGAAGGAAATCGGGAAGTAA
- a CDS encoding hybrid sensor histidine kinase/response regulator, protein MILIVDDNENNLFSLKKLLQSQDFPVDTASSGEEALTKALKKTYSLIILDVQMPDMDGFEVAETLSGYSKTKEIPIIFLSAVNTDKRFIAKGYASGGIDYVTKPVDPEILMLKVKTFNNIQEQSMALKKNQQSLELEIKGRREMQVSMKSRIDHFHLMLEALPQIAFTLNQNGDVDFVNRKWYEYSDKETEFPETHVDDVDIPEESERFRKKKKAFELEARIKNLQSGEFRYHLLKMSPVLEGEVVKNWVGTFTDIEDQKKVEKEKDEFLSIASHELKTPLTSIKAYIQLLVRKLKLAPDCAESGYLNRTQDQIDKLNNLITDLLDVSKIDNGKLKINRQSANLENVIQNAIDTIIQTHDHLDLKIDWHGKRPSQPFLFDAVRVEQVIINFLTNAIKYSPKNNQIIISTFADDDEVKVSVTDFGIGIPEFKQDAVFKKFYRVEESSVQFQGMGIGLYICAEIIKQHHGNIGLSSIVNEGSTFYFTLPLN, encoded by the coding sequence ATGATCTTAATCGTAGATGATAATGAGAATAATCTTTTCTCTCTTAAAAAACTGTTGCAGTCACAGGACTTCCCTGTAGATACGGCATCTTCGGGAGAGGAAGCTCTTACCAAAGCTTTAAAAAAAACATACTCGCTTATCATCCTTGATGTTCAGATGCCTGATATGGACGGTTTTGAAGTAGCCGAAACTCTTTCAGGATACAGCAAAACAAAGGAAATTCCTATTATTTTTCTCTCTGCGGTCAATACCGATAAAAGATTCATTGCAAAAGGCTATGCCTCCGGTGGAATCGATTACGTTACCAAGCCTGTTGATCCTGAAATTTTAATGCTCAAGGTGAAAACCTTTAATAATATTCAAGAGCAGAGTATGGCGCTCAAAAAAAATCAGCAGAGCCTTGAACTTGAAATTAAAGGCCGCCGGGAAATGCAGGTAAGCATGAAATCCCGAATCGACCACTTTCATCTGATGCTTGAAGCGCTGCCACAGATTGCTTTTACTTTAAACCAAAACGGAGACGTAGATTTCGTCAATAGAAAATGGTATGAGTATTCAGATAAAGAGACAGAATTTCCGGAAACCCACGTTGATGATGTGGATATCCCTGAAGAATCCGAGCGTTTCCGGAAAAAGAAAAAAGCTTTCGAGCTTGAAGCGAGAATAAAAAATCTGCAATCCGGTGAGTTTAGATATCATTTGCTGAAAATGTCTCCGGTTTTGGAAGGTGAAGTGGTAAAAAACTGGGTCGGAACCTTTACGGATATTGAAGATCAGAAAAAAGTAGAAAAAGAAAAAGATGAGTTTTTAAGTATCGCAAGTCATGAGCTTAAAACGCCGCTTACAAGCATTAAAGCCTATATTCAGCTGTTGGTAAGGAAACTGAAACTTGCACCGGACTGTGCTGAATCAGGCTATCTCAATAGGACTCAGGATCAGATTGATAAACTCAATAATCTGATTACCGATCTTCTGGATGTATCTAAAATTGACAACGGGAAACTGAAAATCAACCGTCAGTCTGCCAATCTTGAAAACGTAATTCAGAATGCGATAGACACTATTATTCAGACGCATGATCATCTTGATTTAAAAATTGACTGGCACGGGAAAAGACCGAGTCAGCCTTTTCTTTTTGATGCGGTGAGAGTAGAGCAGGTGATTATTAATTTTTTAACCAATGCTATAAAATATTCTCCGAAAAACAACCAGATTATCATCAGTACTTTTGCGGATGATGATGAAGTGAAAGTAAGCGTTACAGATTTTGGGATTGGTATTCCTGAATTTAAGCAGGATGCGGTCTTCAAGAAATTTTACAGGGTTGAAGAATCTTCGGTGCAGTTTCAGGGCATGGGAATCGGGCTCTACATCTGTGCAGAGATTATCAAACAGCATCACGGAAACATTGGTCTTTCGAGCATTGTAAATGAAGGTTCCACTTTTTATTTCACACTTCCTTTAAATTAA
- a CDS encoding BT_3928 family protein, whose translation MIKGLLRIVIAIIFILSGFVKAVDLVGFSFKMEEYFEPPVFNMPFLEKFALLFSIIMVVLELWLGLMLLLKLKLKFILSALIALCVFFGFLTFYSAYFNVVTDCGCFGDAIKFTPWQSFIKDIVLLAGLIIVFILYRKEFRKTDEYSFNETTRSYAKIKYAVLGVCSLVLIYFMTMGIVSEPLIDFRDYKIGTDLKAEKKKILANPFEYKTFYSMKNEKTKEVRKVNQDDYIKQTEYWAENTPWKIEEGKNESVLVKEGYKSEIAKFKVEDPNAVVLTDEILNAPEAVIIFSYHPNEVSPELLKQVEAKVNLNKNAVKYGVSTIPTTFKTVKNAIMDETAIKTIARSNPFVLTLKNGKIIDKQPAKEYIK comes from the coding sequence ATGATTAAAGGTTTACTGCGCATCGTTATTGCCATTATTTTCATTCTTTCCGGATTTGTGAAAGCCGTCGATTTGGTCGGTTTTTCTTTTAAAATGGAAGAATATTTTGAACCTCCGGTTTTCAACATGCCGTTTCTGGAAAAGTTCGCGCTGCTTTTTTCTATAATTATGGTCGTTCTGGAACTTTGGCTGGGACTGATGCTTTTACTGAAACTCAAACTTAAATTCATACTTTCTGCGCTCATCGCTTTGTGCGTTTTCTTTGGATTCCTTACATTTTACTCGGCTTACTTCAATGTGGTAACTGATTGCGGATGTTTTGGAGATGCCATCAAATTCACCCCGTGGCAGAGTTTTATTAAAGATATTGTTCTTTTGGCAGGATTGATAATTGTGTTTATTCTGTATCGCAAAGAATTCAGAAAGACCGATGAATACAGTTTTAATGAGACTACAAGGTCTTATGCTAAAATAAAATACGCTGTATTAGGTGTGTGTTCTTTAGTTTTGATTTATTTTATGACGATGGGAATTGTAAGCGAGCCATTAATCGACTTCAGAGACTACAAAATTGGAACGGATCTGAAAGCCGAAAAGAAGAAAATCCTTGCAAACCCTTTTGAATACAAAACGTTTTACTCAATGAAAAATGAAAAAACGAAAGAGGTAAGAAAAGTAAATCAGGACGATTACATCAAGCAGACAGAATATTGGGCAGAAAACACCCCATGGAAAATTGAAGAAGGAAAAAATGAATCTGTTCTGGTGAAGGAAGGTTACAAATCTGAAATTGCAAAATTCAAAGTTGAAGATCCAAATGCTGTTGTGCTTACAGACGAAATTCTGAACGCTCCGGAAGCAGTTATTATTTTCTCGTATCATCCAAATGAAGTTTCGCCGGAACTTTTAAAACAGGTTGAAGCAAAAGTAAATTTGAATAAAAACGCAGTAAAATACGGTGTTTCGACAATTCCGACAACTTTTAAAACTGTGAAAAATGCAATCATGGATGAGACTGCAATTAAGACCATTGCCAGAAGTAATCCTTTCGTTTTAACTTTAAAAAACGGAAAAATAATCGACAAACAACCTGCAAAAGAATACATCAAATAG
- a CDS encoding DUF1599 domain-containing protein, whose translation MSKTSEQFGLIIGECRDLFRKKMHDYGAAWRVLRPSSITDQIYIKVNRIRTLQMTDVKMIDESEEGEFIAIVNYSIIGLIQLEKGLSNDFNENPEEILSLYDKYAAEAQALMEKKNHDYGEAWRDMRISSITDLIYQKVLRTKQIEDNQGKTIVSEGLDANYFDMLNYAVFCLIKFAEKEQKSETKTI comes from the coding sequence ATGTCAAAAACTTCAGAACAGTTTGGTCTTATCATTGGTGAATGCCGTGATCTTTTCAGAAAAAAAATGCACGATTACGGTGCAGCCTGGAGGGTTTTAAGGCCGAGCTCTATCACCGATCAGATTTATATTAAAGTCAACAGAATCCGTACTTTGCAAATGACAGACGTCAAAATGATTGACGAAAGTGAAGAAGGAGAATTTATTGCCATCGTCAATTATTCTATTATCGGATTGATTCAGCTGGAGAAAGGTCTTTCCAATGATTTTAATGAAAATCCTGAAGAAATTTTAAGCCTTTACGACAAATATGCTGCTGAAGCGCAGGCTTTAATGGAAAAGAAAAACCATGATTACGGCGAGGCGTGGAGAGATATGAGAATTTCTTCGATTACCGATTTAATTTATCAAAAAGTTTTGAGAACCAAACAGATAGAAGACAATCAGGGAAAAACCATTGTTTCCGAAGGTCTGGATGCCAACTATTTTGACATGTTGAATTACGCTGTTTTCTGTCTGATAAAATTTGCTGAAAAAGAACAAAAATCTGAAACCAAAACAATTTAA
- the tpiA gene encoding triose-phosphate isomerase, with the protein MRRKIVAGNWKMNKNVIEAQQLMTQLLEYTMSNKANCEVWIAPPALYLMMAKDVFENDEIGVFAQDISTHESGAYTGEISVDMLESIDAEGTLIGHSERRQYHGENDESCNKKVKLALDRGLIPVYCNGETLDQRKAGQHFDVVKTQTETALFTLSAEEIKKVVIAYEPVWAIGTGETATPEQAQEIHAHIRGIIAEKYGQEVADEVSILYGGSVKPDNAKEIFSQPDIDGGLIGGAALKVEDFSKIIEGFN; encoded by the coding sequence ATGAGACGAAAAATAGTTGCAGGAAACTGGAAAATGAACAAAAACGTAATCGAAGCTCAACAGCTGATGACTCAATTGCTTGAATACACGATGAGCAACAAAGCCAACTGCGAAGTTTGGATTGCACCACCAGCATTGTATCTGATGATGGCAAAAGACGTTTTTGAAAACGACGAAATCGGGGTTTTTGCTCAGGACATCAGTACGCACGAAAGTGGCGCTTACACCGGAGAAATCTCTGTCGATATGCTTGAATCTATCGATGCTGAAGGAACTCTAATCGGGCATTCTGAAAGAAGACAGTACCACGGCGAGAACGATGAAAGCTGTAACAAAAAAGTAAAACTGGCTTTAGATCGAGGGTTGATTCCTGTTTACTGTAATGGGGAAACTTTAGACCAGAGAAAAGCCGGACAGCATTTTGACGTTGTAAAAACACAGACTGAAACCGCTTTATTCACCCTTTCTGCAGAGGAAATTAAAAAAGTAGTAATCGCTTACGAACCTGTTTGGGCTATCGGCACAGGAGAAACAGCTACACCTGAACAGGCTCAGGAAATTCATGCTCACATCAGAGGAATTATCGCTGAAAAATACGGACAGGAAGTAGCTGACGAAGTGTCAATTCTTTACGGCGGTTCGGTAAAACCTGATAACGCAAAAGAAATTTTCTCTCAACCAGACATCGATGGTGGTTTGATTGGAGGAGCAGCGTTGAAAGTTGAGGATTTCTCTAAAATTATTGAGGGATTTAATTAA
- a CDS encoding type II toxin-antitoxin system RelE/ParE family toxin: MAKYNLTNEAVDDLTDIWNYTYEKWSEKQADLYYKMLLESFQQIADHPEIGRNYSEIRNDLYGLKTMRHIIFYRKLNDNSIEITRILHEQMDLKNRLNK, encoded by the coding sequence ATGGCAAAGTATAATTTGACCAATGAAGCAGTAGATGATTTAACTGATATCTGGAATTACACTTATGAAAAATGGTCTGAAAAACAAGCCGATTTGTATTATAAAATGTTGCTTGAAAGTTTTCAGCAAATTGCTGATCATCCTGAGATCGGAAGAAATTATTCAGAAATCAGAAACGATCTTTATGGATTGAAAACTATGCGACATATCATCTTTTACAGAAAACTAAACGACAATTCAATAGAGATAACAAGGATTCTGCATGAACAGATGGACTTAAAAAACAGACTGAACAAATAA
- the clpP gene encoding ATP-dependent Clp endopeptidase proteolytic subunit ClpP, translating into MDIKKEFRDFSTKHLGNSGLVTDQYMGMYGPTNLTPYIMEERRLNVAQMDVFSRLMMDRIIFLGTGIDDQVANIVTAQLLFLESADPSKDIQIYINSPGGSVYAGLGIYDTMQIIKPDVATICTGIAASMGAVLLVAGEKGKRSALKHSRVMIHQPSGGAQGVASDMEINLREMLKLKKELYDIISEHSGQTYEWVEKASDRDYWMTSTEAKDFGMVDEVLQRSKEK; encoded by the coding sequence ATGGATATTAAAAAAGAATTCAGAGATTTCTCTACAAAACATTTAGGAAACAGTGGTCTCGTGACCGATCAGTATATGGGAATGTACGGCCCGACTAACCTTACGCCATATATCATGGAAGAAAGAAGACTAAACGTTGCTCAAATGGACGTGTTTTCACGTTTGATGATGGACAGAATCATCTTCCTTGGAACAGGTATCGACGATCAGGTGGCCAATATCGTGACGGCTCAGCTTTTATTCTTAGAAAGTGCTGACCCTTCTAAAGATATTCAGATTTACATTAATTCTCCTGGTGGAAGCGTTTACGCTGGTTTGGGGATTTATGACACGATGCAGATCATTAAGCCGGACGTTGCAACCATCTGTACCGGAATTGCCGCTTCAATGGGAGCTGTATTATTAGTTGCAGGTGAAAAAGGAAAGCGTTCAGCATTAAAGCATTCAAGAGTGATGATTCACCAGCCAAGCGGTGGTGCACAGGGTGTAGCTTCTGATATGGAAATCAACTTAAGAGAAATGTTGAAACTGAAAAAAGAACTGTACGACATTATTTCTGAGCATTCAGGACAAACCTATGAGTGGGTGGAAAAAGCATCTGACAGAGATTACTGGATGACTTCCACTGAAGCCAAAGATTTTGGTATGGTAGATGAGGTTTTACAGAGATCAAAAGAGAAATAG